The window GGAGATTATTGACCAGCTTCATAAGTACCGGAAAGATTGTGACGGATATATTCTGAATCCCGGGGCGTTCACGCATTATTCGTATGCCATCCGTGACGCAGTGGCAGGCGTCTCACCGCCCGTAGTGGAAGTGCATCTTAGCGATATAAACTCACGTGAGGATTTCAGGAAAATCTCCGTCATTGAACCTGTCGCCGCCAAACAATTTTCCGGCAGCGGCGTCG is drawn from Candidatus Neomarinimicrobiota bacterium and contains these coding sequences:
- the aroQ gene encoding type II 3-dehydroquinate dehydratase, yielding MKIIIINGPNLNLLGEREPEIYGRLTLEQLNKKIVEHTQGKKVELTFFQSNHEGEIIDQLHKYRKDCDGYILNPGAFTHYSYAIRDAVAGVSPPVVEVHLSDINSREDFRKISVIEPVAAKQFSGSGVDSYLNAIDFLLEKR